DNA from Flavobacterium aestivum:
TATATACTGTTTGGTTGACAATAGCTTCGTTGCTACCGGCTTTAGGTTATACGGGACGTTTGTTTATTACACCAGTAGCGGCAGGTTTGGTATTTTTGTTGGGGCTTTGGATGCTTTATTATGCAGTGCAGTTATATAAAATAAGAACTGCAAAAGCAGCAAGAACATTAATGCTTGTTAGTGTATCGTATATTACCTTATTACAATTAATATATATATTTGATAAATTTTTGAGATAATTATGGAAATGACAATGACAACAGAAGAGCATAAATCTAGAACAGCAAGATCCTATAAATTGATATTGTTGTTTGCAATGGTAAGTATGACCATGATGTTTGCAGGTTTAACAAGTGCATACGTTGTGAGCCAATCTAGAGCTGACTGGGCTAAAAACTTTCAATTGCCGTCTGCTTTTTATTTTAGTACAATAGCTATTTTGGGATGTAGTGTCGCATTTCACTTGGCTAAAAAAGCAATTCAAAAAGATAGACATAGCGCTACAACTTCTTTGCTTTTGACGACATTGGCCTTGGGTATTTCATTTGTGGTTTTGCAATTTGTAGGCTTTGGACAAATAGTTGCTGAGGGGTATTTCTTTACAGGAAGTGCTAGCTCTATTACTACAACATTTTTGTATGTAGTGGTGGTTGTACACTTGATTCACTTAGCTGGCGGAATGATTTCGCTATTAATTATTATTTATAATCATTTTAAACAAAAATATAATTCAACTCAAACTCTTGGAATTGAACTAGGTGCGATGTACTGGCACTTTCTAGATTTCTTGTGGGTTTATTTATTTTTATTTTTATATTTCTTTAAATAAGAAAAAAACGTAAATTTGGGAACTTTTTAACGAATAACTTTTATGGAAGCGACAGTTACTACTGCAAATAGTGAAAAAACTTGGGGAGGCGGGAATGAGCCAATGGGAGCAAGTTATGGTAAATTAATGATGTGGTTTTTTATCGTATCAGATGCCTTAACGTTCTCTGGATTTTTAGCAGCTTATGGTTTTTCTAGATTTAAATTTATTGAAACTTGGCCATTGGCCGATGAAGTGTTTACACACTTTCCATTTTTACACGGTGTTTCAGCTCCGATGTATTATGTAGCATTAATGACTTTTATTTTGATTTTCTCTTCTGTGACAATGGTTTTGGCTGTTGATGCAGGACATCAAATGAAGAAAGATAAAGTTGCCCTTTATATGTTTCTTACAATTATTGGGGGATTAATATTCGTAGGTTCTCAAGCTTGGGAATGGAAGAATTTTATCAAAGGAGAATACGGTGCTATAGAAACAAAAGGAGGTAGCTTACTGCAGTTTGTTGACAAAGAAGGACATCGCGTTGCTTTGGCTGATTTTGCAGCAAAATTACCTGTTGAAAGAGAACAATTATCAAGAGATAAAGGAAAATGGTTTATGAGCGAGGCTGCAATACCTACTTATACCGTTGCAGAAGTTCAAGCTGGTTTTAAAGCGCATCCAGATGTTTTGGTAAGAATTGAAAAACTGGACAAAAACAAAAAGAAAATAGTACTTTCTAGAGAAGAGTCTCTATTGAGATTAAATCAAGCTCATTTAGTTATTGAAGGTGCTAACTTAACTCATAATGAATACGGAAGTAAGCTTTTTGCTGATTTCTTTTTCTTTATTACTGGTTTCCACGGATTCCACGTTTTCTCTGGAATTGTAATTAACATTATCATCTTTTTTAATGTTTTATTAGGAACTTACGAGAAAAGAAAAAGTTACGAAATGGTCGAAAAAGTGGGGTTATACTGGCACTTTGTAGATTTAGTTTGGGTATTTGTTTTCACATTCTTCTATTTAGTTTAATTTTAGATTTATCATTATGTCACACGCACATGTTTCTAACTCAAAAAGAATTTGGACTGTTTTTGGTCTATTGTCTTTAATCACAACAGTCGAAGTTGGTTTTGGTATTGTTAGACCAGACGCTTTATATATGCATACTTTTTTAAGCATGAACTTATTGAACTGGTTGTTTATTATATTAACACTTGTTAAAGCATATTATATTGTATGGGCTTTCATGCATATGGAAGGTGAGAAAAACTCATTGAAAAGTGCAGTAGTCTATCCTTTAATATTTTTAGTTTGTTATCTGCTTTTTATTCTCTTAACAGAAGGAGACTATGTTTTTGAGGTTTTTAAGAATTCTACCATCAAATGGAATTTTTAACATGATATTAATTCAAAAAAAAGGCACGCATTGCGTGCCTTTTTTTATTTTTGCACTTTAATTCTATAGTTTTTCATAATGAAGAAAAATATCGTCCTTTTTGTTCTTTTTATTTTACCAATTGTTGCCTATCTCTTTTTTGCTTCAGGTGTAAATAGTTTTACCAAATTACCAATAATCACTCCAAAAGTTTCTGACCTTGGAGATTGGAAAGGTTTAAATGGTGAAAAAGTAAGTTTGAATAATAAGATTACTATTCTTGGTTTTTCAGGTACTGAAATTATAAAGAACAGAGGTAACTATTTTAATCTCAATGAAAAAATTTATCAAAGATACCATGACTTTAAAGATTTGCAATTTGTGGTGGTTTCTCCTTTAGGAACAGAAACAGAGGTTAAGTCAGTACTTGCGTCTTTGGGAACTTTTACAGATGTAAGTCAATGGCATTTTGTCTTTACTACTCCACAAGAAATAAAATCGTATTACAAACAATTAAATCTTAAATCAAATTTAGGAAATGATTTAGGGACACCTAATGTTTATATTATTGATAAAGAAAGAAATCTTCGTGGCAGAAAAGAAAAGAAAGAATATAAAGAAGGTTACAGTACTTTTCATCCCGCAGAATTGAGTAATGAAATGTTAGATGATTTTAAAATCGTTCTTTATGAATACCGTGCAGCTTTAAAAAAGAATCATAACGCAACAAAACAACTTTAAAACTATGCTTAAAAATAAATCATACATAGGGATTTCTTTCGTGATACTTGTTTTTGGAATTTATGCAATTCCAAAGATTGTAAATAGAATGGAAAAGAATAGTATAGTGCAAGGAGATCGTTTAGATAAGGTTGGAGGTTCAACAGTAGAGAATGATAAATTGGTAAAAATAGGCCCAGTTCCTAAATTTGAACTTATTAATCAAGACGGTATAAAGGTTTCAAATGATACCTATAAAGGGAAAGTATATGTTTTGGAGTTTTTCTTTGCAACATGTCCTTCTATTTGCCCTAAAATGAATGCCAATATGGTTACGATTCAAAATGCATTTTTTGGAAATCCAAATTTTGGTATTGCTTCAATAACTATTGATCCTTTGCATGATACTCCAGCTGTTTTAAAAGAACATGCCAAAGTAGTAGGTGCAAAATCATCCAATTGGAATTTCTTGACAGGAGATAAGGATTATATTTATAGTTTATCAAATAAAGGCTTTAATATTTATGTGGGTGAAAATAGTAAAGTCAATGGTGGTTTTGAACATTC
Protein-coding regions in this window:
- a CDS encoding cytochrome c oxidase subunit 3 gives rise to the protein MEATVTTANSEKTWGGGNEPMGASYGKLMMWFFIVSDALTFSGFLAAYGFSRFKFIETWPLADEVFTHFPFLHGVSAPMYYVALMTFILIFSSVTMVLAVDAGHQMKKDKVALYMFLTIIGGLIFVGSQAWEWKNFIKGEYGAIETKGGSLLQFVDKEGHRVALADFAAKLPVEREQLSRDKGKWFMSEAAIPTYTVAEVQAGFKAHPDVLVRIEKLDKNKKKIVLSREESLLRLNQAHLVIEGANLTHNEYGSKLFADFFFFITGFHGFHVFSGIVINIIIFFNVLLGTYEKRKSYEMVEKVGLYWHFVDLVWVFVFTFFYLV
- a CDS encoding cytochrome c oxidase subunit 3, with translation MEMTMTTEEHKSRTARSYKLILLFAMVSMTMMFAGLTSAYVVSQSRADWAKNFQLPSAFYFSTIAILGCSVAFHLAKKAIQKDRHSATTSLLLTTLALGISFVVLQFVGFGQIVAEGYFFTGSASSITTTFLYVVVVVHLIHLAGGMISLLIIIYNHFKQKYNSTQTLGIELGAMYWHFLDFLWVYLFLFLYFFK
- a CDS encoding SCO family protein, coding for MLKNKSYIGISFVILVFGIYAIPKIVNRMEKNSIVQGDRLDKVGGSTVENDKLVKIGPVPKFELINQDGIKVSNDTYKGKVYVLEFFFATCPSICPKMNANMVTIQNAFFGNPNFGIASITIDPLHDTPAVLKEHAKVVGAKSSNWNFLTGDKDYIYSLSNKGFNIYVGENSKVNGGFEHSGLFALIDKNGNIRCRKDDYGNPILYYDGLDKKGVRDIQQDIQVLLKE
- a CDS encoding cytochrome C oxidase subunit IV family protein, whose protein sequence is MSHAHVSNSKRIWTVFGLLSLITTVEVGFGIVRPDALYMHTFLSMNLLNWLFIILTLVKAYYIVWAFMHMEGEKNSLKSAVVYPLIFLVCYLLFILLTEGDYVFEVFKNSTIKWNF